The following coding sequences are from one Chrysiogenes arsenatis DSM 11915 window:
- a CDS encoding ORF6N domain-containing protein: MKTIMPTDNPIENKIHTIRGVQVMLDEDLATLYGVETKQLNKAVSRNTERFPDRFRFQLTRGEYDHLRFQIGTSSPEAQHGGRRYLPYAFTEQGVSMLSAVLRSQTAVEVSIKIIDSFVSMRKFIASNAHIFYRFERVEQRLSLHDEQLEQLLGAIENKATPPKQHIFYDGQIFDAYLFACDIIKSAKTTIRLIDNYIDESVLILLTKRADSVKATIYTKTISKQLEQDLKKHNTQYPPIDIKQLDLSHDRFLIMDEKEVYHFGASLKDLGKKWFAVSKMDIDTLTLIGKVDLHAKVRP, encoded by the coding sequence ATGAAAACCATCATGCCGACAGACAACCCCATTGAAAACAAAATCCACACCATCCGAGGCGTGCAAGTAATGCTGGATGAGGATTTAGCGACCCTTTATGGCGTGGAAACAAAACAACTCAATAAAGCAGTCAGCCGGAATACCGAAAGATTCCCGGATAGGTTTCGATTTCAGTTGACGCGGGGCGAGTACGATCACTTGAGGTTCCAAATTGGAACCTCAAGCCCAGAGGCGCAACATGGAGGCAGGAGATATCTGCCATACGCCTTTACTGAGCAGGGGGTTTCTATGCTTTCGGCGGTTCTGAGAAGTCAGACGGCAGTTGAGGTCAGCATCAAGATTATTGACAGTTTCGTCAGTATGCGAAAGTTTATCGCATCAAATGCTCATATTTTTTATCGTTTTGAAAGGGTTGAGCAGAGGTTATCTTTACATGATGAGCAGCTAGAGCAGCTACTTGGAGCCATAGAAAACAAGGCTACGCCACCCAAACAACACATCTTCTACGACGGCCAGATTTTTGACGCCTACCTGTTTGCATGTGACATTATCAAAAGCGCCAAAACCACCATCCGGCTGATAGACAACTACATAGATGAAAGTGTCCTAATACTGCTGACCAAAAGAGCCGACAGCGTAAAAGCTACAATCTACACCAAGACCATCTCCAAACAACTAGAACAAGATCTGAAAAAACACAACACACAATATCCGCCGATCGACATCAAGCAACTTGACCTTTCGCATGATCGGTTTTTGATAATGGATGAAAAAGAAGTCTACCACTTTGGAGCCAGCCTGAAGGATCTGGGTAAAAAGTGGTTTGCCGTCTCCAAAATGGACATCGACACATTGACGCTGATCGGAAAAGTAGACTTGCACGCGAAAGTGCGCCCATGA
- a CDS encoding HepT-like ribonuclease domain-containing protein has product MFSHSKGDRKIELFVFDAFIAILKIKKVASKFDNAQSLLHSFTDWDSVIREFEIAGEASKHLLQNKFLNKSYQEVVDFRNHITHQYFGIDADIVWAIIGNDLHDFEQALIQLIENMKPELKRELITAFIEDNRYLDFVVQTLTEIDQ; this is encoded by the coding sequence ATGTTTAGCCATAGTAAAGGTGATAGAAAAATCGAACTCTTCGTATTCGATGCATTTATCGCCATTCTTAAAATAAAAAAAGTAGCATCAAAATTTGATAATGCTCAAAGCCTACTGCACAGTTTTACCGATTGGGATAGCGTTATCCGAGAATTTGAAATAGCTGGCGAAGCAAGTAAACATCTCTTGCAAAATAAGTTCCTCAATAAAAGCTACCAAGAAGTAGTCGATTTCAGAAACCATATAACACATCAGTATTTCGGCATAGATGCAGACATCGTGTGGGCAATCATAGGCAACGACTTACACGATTTTGAACAGGCACTCATACAACTCATCGAAAACATGAAACCCGAATTAAAACGCGAGTTAATAACCGCTTTCATCGAAGATAATCGATACTTAGATTTCGTTGTTCAAACACTTACGGAAATAGATCAATGA
- a CDS encoding nucleotidyltransferase domain-containing protein: MKKRKNMINIEKIKLEIVERLKPLKPDKIILFGSYAYGTPTEHSDIDLF, encoded by the coding sequence ATGAAAAAGAGGAAGAACATGATCAATATTGAAAAAATAAAACTTGAAATAGTTGAACGACTCAAACCATTGAAACCAGATAAAATAATCCTCTTTGGTAGCTACGCCTATGGTACGCCCACAGAACACAGCGACATAGATCTTTTTTAA
- a CDS encoding nucleotidyltransferase family protein, with protein MSAFHSKFKINKGPPHDPTKSYINHRPRQNMQKIIIEKLKELKPILKERYGIEEFAVFGSVAKGKDSEQSDVDIVVLKMKLTSGFNLIRAKKFLQESLKKEVDIGTLASMKTFIKNRIKKDFIHV; from the coding sequence ATCTCTGCCTTTCATTCAAAATTTAAAATCAATAAAGGACCCCCACATGACCCAACAAAAAGTTACATTAATCACCGGCCAAGACAGAATATGCAAAAAATCATTATAGAAAAACTCAAAGAGCTAAAGCCCATACTGAAAGAACGGTATGGCATAGAAGAATTTGCCGTTTTTGGCAGTGTCGCAAAAGGTAAAGATTCTGAACAAAGTGATGTAGACATAGTTGTTCTTAAAATGAAACTCACAAGCGGATTTAATCTTATACGGGCAAAAAAATTCCTCCAAGAAAGTCTAAAAAAAGAGGTCGATATAGGAACACTTGCATCCATGAAAACATTTATTAAAAATCGAATCAAAAAGGACTTTATCCATGTTTAG
- a CDS encoding MarR family EPS-associated transcriptional regulator, which translates to MPSTIEQQLEPEVIQKLLHTIETASPTLNQRTLAQELCCSLGRVNYILNALIEKGLVKANNFHKSQDKLKYRYLLTPEGAKEKLRLTRQLVERKRMEYEELCRQLEQAEDKQDTLF; encoded by the coding sequence ATGCCCAGCACAATAGAGCAGCAGCTCGAACCAGAAGTTATCCAAAAACTCCTTCACACCATAGAAACCGCATCACCTACACTCAACCAGCGCACACTCGCGCAGGAACTCTGCTGCAGCCTTGGGCGCGTCAACTATATTTTGAATGCCTTGATAGAAAAAGGACTTGTAAAAGCGAATAACTTCCACAAAAGCCAAGACAAACTCAAATACCGCTACTTACTTACTCCGGAAGGTGCCAAAGAAAAACTCCGCCTGACTAGGCAACTCGTTGAACGCAAACGCATGGAATACGAAGAACTTTGCCGCCAGTTGGAGCAAGCGGAAGACAAACAGGATACGCTTTTCTGA
- a CDS encoding BRO-N domain-containing protein → MKATETIKIFEEKKVRTVWDDVQEQWYVSVIDAIEILTGTERPRKYWSDLKKKLKAEGSQLSEKIGQLKMQAEDGKMRLTDVADTEQLFRLIQSIPSPKAEPFKLWLAKLASERLDEMSDPEQTIDRALKQYLALGYSENWINQRLKSIEIRKELTDEWKRLGIKEGQAFATLTDIITKTWSDRSTKEYKTLKGLKKENLRDNMTNTELILNMLAEASTKDISEAVNPQSFEESKKVAQQGGNVAKVARTELEAKTGKKIVTSQNAKHLLESKKQ, encoded by the coding sequence ATGAAAGCAACTGAAACAATTAAGATATTTGAAGAAAAAAAAGTCCGAACAGTTTGGGATGACGTACAAGAACAATGGTACGTATCGGTTATCGATGCAATAGAGATATTGACCGGCACTGAGCGCCCAAGAAAATATTGGAGCGATCTCAAAAAGAAGCTTAAAGCTGAAGGCAGTCAACTGTCCGAAAAAATCGGACAGTTAAAAATGCAAGCCGAAGACGGCAAAATGCGCCTGACCGATGTCGCCGACACCGAACAACTCTTTAGACTCATTCAATCGATTCCATCGCCCAAAGCGGAACCCTTCAAACTCTGGCTCGCAAAACTTGCCAGCGAACGGCTAGACGAAATGAGCGACCCAGAACAAACTATCGACAGAGCGCTCAAGCAATACCTCGCACTTGGCTATAGCGAAAACTGGATAAACCAACGCCTAAAAAGCATCGAAATCCGAAAAGAGCTGACCGACGAATGGAAACGCCTTGGCATTAAAGAAGGGCAAGCCTTTGCCACATTGACAGACATCATCACCAAAACTTGGTCAGATAGAAGCACCAAAGAATACAAAACCCTTAAAGGCCTTAAGAAAGAAAACCTGCGCGATAACATGACCAACACCGAACTCATTCTCAATATGTTGGCAGAAGCTTCCACAAAAGACATTTCCGAGGCAGTTAACCCACAAAGTTTTGAAGAGAGTAAAAAAGTAGCGCAACAAGGAGGAAACGTCGCCAAAGTTGCCAGAACCGAACTCGAAGCAAAAACCGGAAAGAAAATCGTCACCAGCCAAAACGCCAAACACCTGCTGGAGAGTAAAAAACAATGA
- a CDS encoding glycosyltransferase family 4 protein: MYFIVFGVALIFCLVFIAFAQKQMLFIDSHDSAKPQRFHETPTPRIGGAAIFLATLALALVPQGEMWILAAAPAFAIGLFEDLSGRVPPKVRLLFMVGASLLAIWLMDAVVNYLGFGIDLPYVLAILFTVFAVVGVINAINIIDGFNGLASGVSLLAFCALGFVAWQVGDGDLVQINSILAAAVLGFMVLNFPFGKIFLGDGGAYFLGFCLAIGAIMLVVRNPEVSPWFPFALLIHPVWEVVFSMYRRRMVKGKASMDPDALHLHTIIHRRITRSNPVTTVYMWIFVAPFMFMAVFLYAHTVWLALLVVGFCTCYMALYHRIIRFQNPPAATPLRKRRKRLRH; this comes from the coding sequence ATGTATTTTATTGTATTTGGGGTAGCGCTCATTTTCTGCTTGGTTTTTATTGCATTTGCGCAAAAGCAAATGCTTTTTATTGACAGCCACGACTCAGCAAAGCCGCAGCGCTTTCACGAAACACCGACGCCGCGAATCGGCGGGGCGGCAATTTTTTTAGCGACTTTGGCCTTAGCTCTGGTGCCGCAGGGGGAAATGTGGATTTTGGCGGCAGCTCCTGCGTTTGCTATTGGGCTGTTTGAGGATTTATCGGGTCGTGTTCCACCAAAAGTGCGTTTGTTGTTTATGGTGGGCGCATCGCTGCTTGCGATTTGGCTTATGGATGCGGTGGTAAACTATCTGGGCTTTGGCATTGACCTCCCTTACGTGCTGGCGATTCTTTTTACGGTATTCGCTGTGGTGGGGGTAATCAACGCGATAAATATTATTGATGGCTTTAATGGGCTTGCCAGTGGTGTCAGTCTGCTGGCGTTTTGCGCGCTGGGGTTTGTTGCGTGGCAGGTGGGTGATGGTGACCTCGTGCAGATTAACAGCATTCTTGCTGCGGCAGTGCTGGGTTTTATGGTGCTGAATTTTCCGTTTGGGAAAATTTTCCTTGGCGATGGCGGGGCATATTTTCTGGGATTTTGCCTTGCCATTGGTGCAATTATGTTAGTTGTGCGCAATCCTGAGGTGTCGCCTTGGTTCCCATTTGCGCTCTTGATCCACCCAGTGTGGGAGGTGGTATTTTCTATGTATCGCCGCCGGATGGTGAAGGGAAAAGCATCAATGGATCCGGACGCTTTGCACTTGCATACGATCATTCACCGCCGCATTACGCGCAGCAACCCTGTTACGACGGTATATATGTGGATTTTTGTCGCTCCGTTTATGTTTATGGCGGTTTTTTTGTATGCGCATACGGTGTGGCTAGCGCTACTGGTGGTGGGTTTCTGCACGTGTTACATGGCGCTTTATCACCGGATTATCCGCTTTCAGAATCCTCCAGCAGCAACACCGTTGCGCAAACGCAGGAAAAGGCTGCGTCATTGA
- a CDS encoding nucleotidyltransferase family protein — MTQQQLLQTLRHAQKELQANFGIEKIAIFGSYARNQAQEGSDVDIAILQTQKKDYFSRLKAIHYLEKLLNKKVDMGYLDTMRTIIRQQVEKEMIHVE, encoded by the coding sequence ATGACACAACAACAACTATTACAAACACTACGACACGCTCAAAAAGAACTTCAAGCGAACTTCGGCATCGAAAAAATCGCTATCTTCGGTAGCTATGCGCGTAACCAAGCACAGGAAGGTAGTGATGTAGATATCGCCATCCTTCAAACACAAAAGAAAGACTACTTTTCCCGCTTAAAAGCCATCCATTATCTTGAAAAGTTGTTAAATAAAAAAGTAGATATGGGCTATCTCGACACCATGCGAACCATTATCCGCCAACAAGTAGAAAAAGAGATGATACATGTCGAGTAG
- a CDS encoding VanZ family protein yields MNPQFYGKIVVTVGVIAITYLALTPHATIPSIDQANDKLKHILAFAFLACTTTLSWNWSWKKVFFLLLFYGAAIELAQSGIAGRHASGYDIVADVVGIFVGLLLSTIFRKWRLNSQKKPQ; encoded by the coding sequence ATGAACCCACAGTTTTACGGAAAAATCGTGGTGACCGTAGGCGTTATAGCGATCACGTACCTCGCTCTAACGCCTCATGCTACAATTCCCAGCATTGATCAGGCAAATGATAAGCTGAAGCACATCCTTGCGTTTGCCTTCCTCGCCTGTACCACTACGCTCAGTTGGAACTGGTCCTGGAAAAAAGTATTTTTCCTGCTTTTGTTTTACGGTGCAGCTATCGAACTTGCTCAAAGCGGGATCGCAGGACGCCATGCCAGTGGATACGATATTGTTGCGGATGTTGTTGGTATATTCGTGGGACTCTTGCTGAGTACAATATTTCGCAAATGGCGCTTAAATTCTCAAAAGAAACCTCAATGA